The following proteins are co-located in the Myxococcus fulvus genome:
- a CDS encoding 2-keto-4-pentenoate hydratase yields the protein MTGTVNPAELARRLDDARRERREVPPLTNELPTLSVPDAYAIQEEGLKLRLAAGERLVGLKMGLTSEAKRRQMNLDSPVYGVLTDKMRVLADGVVSLAQGIHPKIEPEIAFRTARELKGTVTRDEALDACESVFAAMEILDSRYRDFKYFSLPDVVADNASSSLFVLATEEHPPRAMDLTRLEMKMFVNDALAHSARSDAISGDPVLSLVQLCELLAKRGQVLPAGSIVLAGAATIAHMFQPGDRVKLVVEGLGAVAVSAA from the coding sequence ATGACTGGGACTGTGAACCCCGCGGAGCTGGCCCGACGACTGGACGACGCGAGGCGGGAGCGGCGGGAGGTGCCGCCCCTCACCAACGAGCTGCCCACGCTGTCCGTGCCGGACGCGTACGCCATCCAGGAGGAGGGCCTGAAGCTGCGGCTCGCGGCCGGTGAGCGCCTGGTGGGATTGAAGATGGGCCTGACGTCCGAGGCCAAGCGCCGGCAGATGAACCTGGACTCGCCCGTGTACGGCGTCCTCACGGACAAGATGCGCGTGCTGGCGGATGGCGTGGTGTCGCTCGCCCAGGGCATCCATCCGAAAATCGAGCCGGAGATTGCCTTCCGTACCGCGCGCGAGCTGAAGGGCACCGTGACGCGCGACGAGGCGCTGGATGCGTGTGAGTCGGTGTTCGCGGCGATGGAGATCCTCGACTCGCGCTATCGCGACTTCAAGTACTTCTCCCTTCCGGACGTGGTGGCGGACAACGCGTCCTCGTCCCTCTTCGTCCTGGCGACGGAAGAGCACCCGCCGCGCGCCATGGATTTGACGCGGCTGGAGATGAAGATGTTCGTGAACGACGCGCTGGCGCACTCGGCCCGCTCGGACGCCATCTCCGGGGACCCCGTGCTGTCGCTGGTGCAGCTGTGCGAGCTGCTCGCGAAGCGCGGACAGGTGCTGCCCGCGGGGAGCATCGTGCTGGCGGGCGCGGCGACCATCGCGCACATGTTCCAGCCGGGAGATCGGGTGAAGCTCGTGGTCGAGGGACTCGGCGCGGTGGCGGTGTCGGCCGCCTGA